In Plasmodium falciparum 3D7 genome assembly, chromosome: 6, the following proteins share a genomic window:
- a CDS encoding zinc finger protein, putative: MSVGVPVTKSFNKLKKYPYEINKFDRRETSEYFYLPVDCPRMKKCDDAYCPLAHTKLEKIFHPIVYKTQACQMAKDGACDYFQKCAFYHDSNDKNEAHINWTIWEKKWDKWRNNIDHILTQHNKNDKEIRRKVESILKIRMPHFNYGSNKNNVFLNKNVPTFHTTWQNLSSSTNGNNNMNNTIINNMNNTLSNINSNNNNNNNNNNNNNKMHNLNNMLCSSLNSSSVPCSTSLFNNTWNKSLSNSKKNIKGMEENKNKNSSCWVNELNDINNMTPDKCSNMNNTFVNKNNMYFDETLGYNNNMIDCGMNFDILDNNAYKVVEFCFTDYENNKNKNNCNWKDGNENFNNSSMTSYFSNNGKILENEKSNIYHSNNNYNNNNNNDNNQTSTHFDEALNYNKTCEYLPNLLTSEEVNDNNNKCKKFNTLPTSFKDNIAGNIMNNSNNSCDMLNSKYVLNNSNNTSIFDNYTNLSTLFDMNDSKMNNLTNFSNCNTLEHLSFDELNKSNNNNDDFFISNEKSEDGKNLKFSQFLSSNSSNGVRYGANNNDLSIVNMCGLDTNDNNKKEDNPMDNNNNNNNNNDDNINNNNNNNNNNFLNKEESKEAKTEGTNSNNIQSNENNTKPGNNKNSKKNKNKKNALNNIRNNSINRNLKGVNFSEVVSLNNNEMKSEVQEKKKNNKKENKNNKNNCKEKDQEENKISNEKHINKKEKNKNAGEDDEEDVTITDINVLEKEKSKNQKIKNNENQHNKKNNIGQNNINNNNNNNNSKNGGRNSKKGGDIINNQQTVAGNNKKSEIKNGEKNEKSNNHNNNDNLFNNKNNCSYTQMNKKFTDVNVIENNHISDVNHAKSSISVQSKNNENNMNKEKDNKKKNNNNNNNNNNNNNNNNNNNNNNNNNNNNNNNNILNNISNKENKVITNQKNNGLVGNMSGTIISTNHSNNNERGNKKYMNNYHVNSHVHNKENKNNINNRINVISNNNNNINNIEEDSKNNSNDILTNLNDTNIHQLLMNHGQLDDKDNMKNNKKDDNNIAFNVLTNKENKCNNNYNNIGRAITTAVGTSSFINNSNIGTENKNFVNDIIGDIHEKGRDNNSIFLETDNYNNLNKLIMQENENMFNKNIRSNVKNILDYITMENKNMNNNNNNNNNNNNNNNNSNISDDNALFSNNNYMNKHENLYTNNMINGNKIVDFDNMRNMNSNYNKKNDCMFLFKDNLSISGLGNVNLCNEKNMINESLNNIFKGDNINNNMSLGINSPCLTKEDFFNCAGNNNVVENKSKEYNISDNGINDSCDYTNNLLNIFLSCNSINENFDDANEYNNKINGFKGENHYSYNNVGKNISTDINESYNNSENHFNLFGNYNFFGNNCIHCKSYKNEIKNLTLQIKLMKEEILKYKQLIMSSGINEKFEKNFNSSNFSWNSTKNFNDTYEHKNYVSSIEAND; this comes from the coding sequence atgagtGTAGGAGTTCCTGTAACCAAGTcgtttaataaattaaaaaaatacccatatgaaattaataaattcgATAGAAGAGAAACCAGTGAATACTTCTACTTACCTGTTGATTGTCCACGTATGAAAAAATGTGACGATGCTTATTGTCCTTTAGCCCACACAAAATTGGAGAAGATATTTCATCCTATTGTATATAAGACGCAAGCTTGTCAGATGGCAAAAGATGGTGCTTGTGATTATTTTCAGAAGTGTGCATTTTATCACGATTCGAATGATAAGAATGAAGCTCATATAAATTGGACAATATGGGAAAAGAAGTGGGACAAATGGAGAAATAACATTGACCATATTTTAACACAACATAATAAGAATGATAAGGAGATAAGAAGAAAGGTTGAAAGTATTTTAAAGATACGAATGCCACATTTTAATTATGgttctaataaaaataatgtgtttttaaataaaaatgttccAACTTTTCATACAACATGGCAAAACTTGTCTAGTTCGACTaatggaaataataatatgaataatactATTatcaataatatgaacaatactTTAAGCAAcattaatagtaataataataataataataataataataataataataacaaaatgcataatttaaataacatGTTATGTTCGTCTTTAAACTCTTCAAGCGTTCCTTGTTCTACTAGTTTGTTTAATAACACGTGGAATAAATCTTTATCGAAtagcaaaaaaaatataaagggTATGGaagagaataaaaataaaaatagttcCTGTTGGGTAAACgaattaaatgatataaataacatgACCCCTGACAAATGTTCCAATATGAATAACACATTTGTAAACAagaataatatgtattttgATGAGACACTTggctataataataatatgatagaTTGTGGGATGAATTTTGATATTCTTGATAATAATGCATATAAGGTTGTGGAATTTTGTTTTACtgattatgaaaataataagaacaaGAATAATTGTAATTGGAAAGATGGCaatgaaaattttaataattcttctATGACTTCTTATTTTTCTAATAATGGAAAAATACTAGAAAATGAAAAGTcgaatatatatcattcgaacaataattataataataacaataataatgataataatcagACAAGTACTCATTTTGATGAAgctttaaattataataaaacgtGTGAATATTTACCAAACCTTTTAACGTCTGAAGAAGTAAATGACAACAATAATAAGTGTAAAAAGTTTAATACATTACCAACATCATTTAAAGATAATATTGCTggaaatattatgaataattcaaataatagCTGTGATATGTTAAATTCTAAGtatgtattaaataattctaATAATACTTCAATATTTGATAATTATACTAATTTATCTACCCTTTTTGATATGAATGATAGTAAAATGAATAACTTAACAAATTTTTCTAATTGTAATACATTAGAACATTTAAGTTTtgatgaattaaataaatcgaacaataataacgatgatttttttatatctaatGAAAAGTCTGAAGATGGTAAGAATTTGAAATTCTCCCAATTTTTATCCTCTAATTCGAGTAATGGGGTTAGGTATGGtgcaaataataatgaccTGAGCATTGTTAATATGTGTGGCCTTGATAcgaatgataataataagaaggaAGATAACCCaatggataataataataataataataataataatgacgacaatattaataataataataataataataataataattttttaaataaagaagagTCCAAAGAAGCCAAAACGGAAGGTACAAATTCAAACAATATTCAAtctaatgaaaataatacaaaacctggaaataataaaaactcAAAGAAAAACAAGAATAAGAAGAATGCCTTAAATAATATCAGAAATAATTCAATCAATAGAAATTTAAAGGGCGTCAATTTTAGTGAGGTTGTTAGtttgaataataatgaaatgaaaagtGAAGTTcaagaaaagaagaaaaataataagaaagaaaacaaaaataataagaataattgtAAGGAAAAAGATCAagaggaaaataaaatttcaaatgagaaacatataaataagaaggaaaaaaataaaaatgcaGGGGAGGATGATGAAGAGGATGTAACCATTACGGATATTAATGTATTAGAGAaggaaaaaagtaaaaaccagaaaattaaaaataatgaaaatcagcataataagaagaataatattggtcaaaataatattaataataataataataataataatagtaagaATGGAGGTAGAAATTCTAAAAAGGGTGGAGACATCATAAATAATCAACAAACTGTTGcaggaaataataaaaagagtGAGATCAAAAATGgggaaaaaaatgaaaagagtaataatcataataataatgataatttatttaataataagaataactGTTCGTACACgcaaatgaataaaaaatttacagATGTTAATGTAATAGAAAACAACCACATTAGTGATGTTAACCATGCAAAGAGTAGTATATCTGTTCAAAGTaagaataatgaaaataatatgaacaaagaaaaagataacaaaaagaaaaacaacaacaataataataacaacaataataataacaataataataacaacaataataataacaacaataataataacaacaacaataataataatattttaaataatattagcaATAAAGAGAATAAAGTAATAACCAATCAAAAGAATAATGGTTTAGTAGGTAATATGAGTGGAACCATTATTAGCACAAatcatagtaataataatgaaagagggaacaaaaaatatatgaataattaccACGTTAATAGCCATGTACACAATAAAGAGAACAAGAACAACATTAATAATAGAATTAATGtaatatcaaataataataacaatataaataatattgaagaggatagtaaaaataattctaATGATATACTTACAAATTTGAATGATACAAATATTCACCAGTTGCTTATGAACCATGGACAATTGGATGATAaggataatatgaaaaataataaaaaggatgataataatatagcaTTTAATGTTTTAACAaacaaagaaaataaatgtaataataattataataatattggaaGAGCAATTACTACAGCCGTTGGAACATcatcttttataaataatagtaatattggTACAGAAAATAAGAATTTtgtaaatgatataataggAGATATACATGAGAAAGGTAGAGATAATAACAGTATATTTCTGGAAACagataattataacaatttaaataaattgatTATGCAAGAGAATgaaaatatgtttaataagaatataagaAGTAatgtgaaaaatatattggatTACATTACAATGGAAAACAAGAATAtgaataacaacaacaacaacaacaataataataataataataataataatagtaacatTAGTGATGATAATGCCCTTTTTAGTAATAATAACTATATGAATAAACATGAAAACCTATATACCAACAATATGATTAATGGAAACAAAATAGTTGATTTTGATAACATGAGAAATATGAAcagtaattataataaaaaaaatgactgtatgtttttatttaaagataATTTAAGTATATCAGGTTTGGGAAATGTAAATCTATGTAATgagaaaaatatgataaatgaaagtttgaataatatttttaaaggtgataatattaataataatatgtcttTAGGTATTAATAGTCCGTGTTTAACTAAAGAGGATTTTTTTAATTGCGCaggaaataataatgtggTTGAAAATAAGtctaaagaatataatataagtgATAATGGTATAAATGATTCGTGtgattatacaaataatcttttaaatatatttttatcttgtaatagtattaatgaaaattttGATGATGCAAATgagtataataataagatcAATGGATTTAAAGGGGAAaatcattattcatataataatgtagGGAAAAATATTTCGACAGATATAAATGAATCTTATAATAATTCAGAGAACCATTTTAACTTGTTtggtaattataatttttttgggAATAACTGCATACATTGTAaaagttataaaaatgaaataaaaaatttaacacTTCAAATAAAGCTTatgaaagaagaaatattaaaatataaacaattaatAATGTCATCAggaataaatgaaaaatttgaGAAAAATTTCAATAGTTCGAATTTTAGTTGGAACAGTactaaaaattttaatgataCATATGAACACAAAAATTATGTTTCATCTATTGAGGCAAAcgattga